A window from Variovorax sp. PBL-E5 encodes these proteins:
- a CDS encoding helix-turn-helix domain-containing protein, with translation MMTVMIQDRPAVAHSSETLLAQLVDCMGNERFGPAFANYLHSLCGADHFAAFRLGRDELREVAACCVQPERTARDRVESYVNQGLWKHDPAMTEAQRRVDGATATIIHVDFSDHEYDDLRPRVYPHVRDRILLCGRGASGAFGLSVLRADPHTPFAHEGIEKLAQAAELLLAMLSKHADVCQSRPNVAQALTTLDEIESCIVATSALPRREAEVCARILYGLSSVGIALDLSVSEETVKTYRKRAYQRLVIGSERELLTWYLARWGRWSAERFQTAASKALH, from the coding sequence ATGATGACGGTGATGATTCAGGACCGGCCAGCGGTCGCCCACAGCTCCGAGACGCTCCTTGCGCAGCTCGTCGACTGCATGGGCAACGAGCGTTTCGGCCCGGCCTTCGCGAACTATCTCCACTCGCTGTGCGGCGCCGATCACTTCGCGGCCTTTCGCCTCGGACGCGACGAGCTGCGCGAAGTCGCGGCCTGCTGCGTGCAGCCCGAACGCACCGCGCGCGACCGCGTCGAGAGCTATGTCAACCAGGGCCTCTGGAAGCACGACCCGGCCATGACGGAGGCGCAGCGCCGCGTCGACGGTGCCACCGCCACCATCATCCACGTCGACTTCAGCGACCACGAGTACGACGACCTGCGTCCGCGCGTCTACCCCCACGTGCGGGACCGCATCCTGCTGTGCGGCCGCGGTGCCAGCGGCGCCTTCGGCCTGAGCGTGCTGCGCGCCGACCCGCACACGCCCTTCGCGCACGAAGGCATCGAGAAGCTGGCCCAGGCGGCGGAGTTGCTGCTGGCCATGCTGTCCAAGCACGCGGACGTCTGCCAGAGCCGGCCCAACGTGGCACAGGCGCTGACCACGCTCGACGAGATCGAGAGCTGCATCGTCGCCACCAGCGCGCTGCCGCGGCGCGAGGCCGAGGTCTGCGCGCGCATTCTCTACGGCCTGTCGTCGGTGGGCATCGCGCTCGATCTCTCGGTGAGCGAAGAGACCGTCAAGACCTACCGCAAGCGCGCGTATCAGCGCCTGGTCATCGGCAGCGAACGCGAGCTGCTGACCTGGTACCTCGCACGCTGGGGCCGCTGGAGCGCCGAGCGCTTCCAGACCGCCGCCTCCAAGGCGCTTCACTGA
- a CDS encoding quinone oxidoreductase family protein codes for MKAIISTAQGAQSADVPPPQPGSHEILVRVKAASLNRADLAGLAAKDGKVIGMEWAGEVVEAGPQAGPWKAGDRVMCTGAGAYAEYAVTDGGRACRIPDSTLPFEEASVLTLALQAMHDAIVTHGQLRRGQDVLIHGASSGVGLMGLQIARLLGARRVIGTSTHPQRRARLAEFGADLALDPGEADWHERVREATGGKGVDVVVDQVTGAQFAQTMQTAATGGRIVNLGRLGGAGGSFDFQLHALRRLSYVGVTFRSRSIEEIRTLNARMLADLGEAIAARQLRLPIDSRFPLSDAAAALARMSSNAHFGKIVLTV; via the coding sequence ATGAAAGCAATCATCTCCACAGCGCAGGGTGCGCAGTCGGCCGACGTGCCGCCGCCGCAACCCGGATCCCACGAAATCCTGGTGCGCGTGAAGGCGGCCAGCCTCAACCGCGCCGATCTCGCCGGCCTCGCCGCGAAGGACGGCAAAGTGATCGGCATGGAGTGGGCGGGCGAAGTGGTGGAGGCCGGCCCGCAAGCCGGCCCCTGGAAAGCCGGCGACCGCGTGATGTGCACCGGCGCCGGCGCCTATGCCGAGTACGCGGTCACCGACGGCGGCCGTGCCTGCAGGATTCCCGACAGCACCCTGCCCTTCGAGGAGGCCAGCGTCCTCACCCTGGCGCTGCAGGCCATGCACGACGCCATCGTCACCCACGGCCAGCTGCGTCGCGGGCAGGACGTGCTGATCCACGGCGCGAGTTCCGGCGTCGGCCTCATGGGCCTGCAGATCGCGCGGCTGCTCGGCGCGCGCCGGGTGATCGGCACCTCCACCCATCCACAGCGCCGCGCGCGGCTGGCCGAATTCGGTGCCGACCTGGCGCTCGATCCCGGCGAAGCCGACTGGCATGAGCGCGTGCGCGAGGCCACCGGCGGCAAGGGCGTGGACGTGGTCGTCGACCAAGTGACGGGCGCGCAGTTTGCACAAACCATGCAGACCGCTGCGACCGGCGGACGCATCGTCAACCTCGGACGCCTCGGCGGCGCCGGCGGCAGCTTCGATTTCCAGCTGCACGCGCTGCGCCGGCTCAGCTATGTCGGCGTCACCTTCCGCTCACGCTCGATCGAGGAGATCCGCACGCTCAACGCGCGGATGCTCGCCGACCTCGGCGAGGCCATCGCCGCCCGGCAGCTGAGGCTGCCGATCGACAGCCGCTTCCCGCTGTCCGACGCCGCCGCAGCGCTCGCGCGCATGAGCAGCAACGCGCACTTCGGAAAGATCGTGCTCACCGTCTGA
- a CDS encoding NIPSNAP family protein: protein MIYELRLYAVAPGRMADVHARFNEHFPALFAKHGVDCVARWNAVAGPDAPRFVYLMAYRDYAQREAVWASFYADAEWWRIRAETNAGHEMVERHDLFFLKPNAAWPAPLARDAGTAIGGLHELVQQQIAPGQNAHANAFLQETWLPRVRKAGARVLAVWDTAAGAGMQKIVLLYAWPDAAAWHAGRRSMDGDETLQAAFAAQRRQYGTALFERSEVNLLDPAPGMIIRAGLGRVAD from the coding sequence ATGATCTACGAGCTTCGTCTTTACGCCGTCGCGCCGGGGCGCATGGCCGACGTCCACGCGCGCTTCAACGAGCACTTTCCGGCACTGTTCGCCAAGCACGGCGTGGACTGCGTGGCGCGCTGGAATGCCGTGGCCGGTCCCGACGCGCCGCGCTTCGTCTACCTGATGGCCTACCGCGACTACGCGCAACGCGAGGCGGTGTGGGCCAGCTTCTATGCGGACGCCGAGTGGTGGCGCATCCGCGCCGAGACCAATGCGGGGCATGAGATGGTGGAGCGGCACGATCTGTTCTTCCTCAAGCCCAACGCGGCGTGGCCCGCGCCGTTGGCACGCGATGCCGGGACGGCGATCGGCGGATTGCACGAGCTGGTCCAGCAGCAGATCGCGCCAGGCCAGAACGCGCATGCCAACGCCTTTCTTCAGGAGACGTGGCTGCCGCGCGTGCGCAAGGCCGGCGCCCGGGTTCTGGCCGTCTGGGACACGGCCGCGGGTGCCGGCATGCAGAAGATCGTGCTGCTCTATGCATGGCCCGATGCGGCTGCGTGGCACGCGGGGCGCAGGTCGATGGACGGCGACGAGACACTGCAGGCGGCCTTCGCCGCGCAACGCAGGCAATACGGCACGGCACTGTTCGAGCGCAGCGAGGTCAACCTGCTCGACCCGGCGCCCGGGATGATCATTCGCGCAGGCCTTGGACGCGTCGCGGATTGA
- a CDS encoding IclR family transcriptional regulator, with product MIDAKSPGNGDGGGGASDEDAGGVQAVDTAVRVLSALIDTGAPLMLKTVAERAEMQPPKAHRYLVSFCRGGLAERDSASGGYRLGPLAVRIGLAALRRLNVVQVASPTLGEMRDELGFTVGLAVWGSAGPTYVRFEETNDALVISGRPGSVMPMLTSSTGQLFGAYMPASVTAPFIERELAGVQHPGAIPNKIARTMSKADVRALFEAVRKRKLARIEGDLNPGLHGISAPVFDHAGAVAGVITVMGPAGRIDTRFDGPVAKALAARAEDVSRRMGWG from the coding sequence ATGATCGATGCAAAGTCTCCAGGAAACGGCGACGGCGGCGGGGGCGCGAGCGACGAAGATGCCGGCGGCGTGCAGGCCGTGGATACCGCGGTGCGCGTGCTCTCCGCGCTGATCGACACCGGCGCGCCGCTGATGCTCAAGACGGTGGCCGAGCGTGCCGAGATGCAGCCGCCGAAGGCCCACCGCTACCTCGTGAGCTTCTGCCGCGGCGGCCTCGCCGAACGCGATTCCGCGAGCGGCGGCTATCGGCTCGGGCCGCTGGCCGTGCGCATCGGTCTGGCGGCACTGCGCCGGCTGAACGTCGTTCAGGTCGCATCGCCGACGCTGGGCGAAATGCGCGACGAACTCGGCTTCACTGTCGGCCTCGCCGTCTGGGGCTCGGCAGGTCCGACCTACGTGCGCTTCGAGGAAACCAACGATGCGCTCGTCATCAGCGGCCGGCCGGGCTCGGTGATGCCGATGCTGACCTCGTCCACCGGGCAGCTCTTCGGTGCCTACATGCCCGCATCGGTGACGGCACCGTTCATCGAGCGCGAACTGGCAGGCGTGCAGCACCCGGGCGCCATCCCGAACAAGATCGCCCGCACGATGAGCAAGGCCGACGTGCGGGCCCTGTTCGAGGCCGTGCGCAAGCGCAAGCTCGCGCGCATCGAGGGCGACCTCAATCCCGGCCTGCACGGCATCTCGGCGCCGGTCTTCGATCACGCCGGCGCGGTGGCGGGCGTGATCACCGTGATGGGTCCGGCCGGCCGGATCGACACCCGTTTCGACGGCCCGGTCGCCAAGGCCCTCGCGGCGCGCGCCGAAGACGTTTCGCGGCGCATGGGCTGGGGTTGA
- the wrbA gene encoding NAD(P)H:quinone oxidoreductase: protein MAHITIVYYSSTGHTWQIARSIEEGARAAGAQTRLRKVRELADAQAIEAKPAWKAHLEATQDVPEATLDDLDWADGFVFGTPTRFGLPAAQLKQFIDTLGPLWAQGKLQDKAAAAFTGAGNLHGGQESTLLAMHNVFYHWGSIIVPVGYTDPLLYAAGGNPYGVSFTDGRGKGLPEEKLAAARFQGQRVARFAALLATARG, encoded by the coding sequence ATGGCCCACATCACCATCGTCTACTACAGCAGCACCGGCCACACCTGGCAGATCGCGCGTTCCATCGAGGAAGGTGCGCGCGCTGCCGGCGCGCAGACACGCCTGCGCAAGGTCCGCGAACTCGCGGATGCGCAAGCCATCGAGGCCAAGCCGGCCTGGAAGGCGCACCTCGAGGCCACGCAGGACGTGCCCGAAGCCACGCTCGACGATCTGGACTGGGCCGACGGCTTCGTCTTCGGCACGCCCACGCGCTTCGGCCTGCCGGCGGCGCAGCTGAAACAGTTCATCGACACGCTCGGCCCGCTGTGGGCGCAGGGCAAGCTGCAGGACAAGGCGGCCGCCGCATTCACCGGCGCAGGCAACCTGCATGGCGGCCAGGAATCGACGCTGCTCGCGATGCACAACGTCTTCTATCACTGGGGATCGATCATCGTGCCCGTCGGCTACACCGACCCGCTGCTGTATGCGGCCGGCGGCAACCCCTACGGCGTGAGCTTCACCGACGGCCGCGGCAAGGGATTGCCCGAGGAAAAACTCGCCGCCGCGCGCTTCCAGGGCCAGCGCGTCGCACGCTTCGCCGCCCTGCTCGCGACGGCCCGCGGCTGA